A stretch of the Arachis stenosperma cultivar V10309 chromosome 6, arast.V10309.gnm1.PFL2, whole genome shotgun sequence genome encodes the following:
- the LOC130936233 gene encoding uncharacterized protein LOC130936233, whose translation MACSDIFVLVHPNGYIKDTVGGATFESWDPFLMNVDTDHQDSLLELKNLILANMGELGRKKISHMAYKLHGIIGPQLSDSRVIWLTSDEDIHLMFDFHVSNRELRCIELYIKVEDVISSASLKANPQVVQSDKIGRGPKRVQSPVTSPSFVFPNRVENVKVDGKRTNVCASPANMASRGVAVDKLSLPPKTGNIGGACSVFPPPTSKKSAFVDMGADLGLDLGLSPPPKMQKMVYGKGKPVENGVLIPDIEESNVYSKSFQNQNMCRNLEPPITSKSQMVLEGRVKELEIRLESKENERAALEELKVTLTAKISNLENKLKEADKEKRAQLRKEKTASKGIIEPLEAEVKHLRCSVLEAEERAHRNIMEQVCLLAPGIDFSRVHPDNRVVNGEIVNPKKDSAPQVTYVMEFGCKRPTHPMLRP comes from the exons CTTGCTCAGACATATTTGTGCTTGTTCATCCCAATGGATATATAAAAGACACTGTAGGTGGTGCAACCTTTGAAAGTTGGGATCCTTTTTTGATGAATGTTGATACTGATCATCAAGATTCTCTACTTGAGTTGAAGAATCTGATATTGGCGAACATGGGTGAACTTGGAAGAAAGAAGATATCTCATATGGCATATAAGTTGCATGGTATAATAGGTCCCCAATTATCTGACAGTCGGGTTATTTGGCTCACCTCTGACGAAGACATTCACTTGATGTTTGATTTCCATGTCTCAAATCGTGAGCTACGGTGCATAGAGTTGTACATTAAAGTTGAAGACGTGATTAGTTCAGCCAGTTTGAAAGCCAATCCGCAAGTTGTTCAATCGGACAAGATTGGTAGAGGACCAAAGAGAGTACAATCACCAGTGACATCCCCAAGTTTTGTGTTCCCCAATCGTGTTGAAAATGTGAAAGTTGATGGAAAAAGAACCAATGTTTGTGCAAGCCCAG CTAACATGGCATCAAGAGGTGTTGCAGTGGACAAACTCTCCCTTCCACCCAAGACTGGGAATATTGGGGGTGCCTGCAGTGTCTTTCCACCTCCAACTTCAAAGAAGTCTGCATTTGTGGACATGGGTGCTGATCTAGGACTTGATCTAGGACTTTCACCTCCgccaaaaatgcaaaaaatggTGTATggcaaaggcaagccggttgaAAATGGTGTACTGATCCCCGACATTGAGGAGTCCAATGTGTACtccaaatcttttcaaaaccaaaatATGTGCCGCAACTTGGAGCCACCTATCACCTCCAAATCTCAGATGGTGCTAGAAGGCCGAGTTAAGGAATTGGAGATCCGCCTTGAGTCAAAGGAAAATGAGAGAGCTGCCTTAGAGGAATTGAAGGTTACTTTAACCGCCAAGATTAGTAATCTGGAAAACAAGCTGAAGGAGGCTGATAAGGAGAAGAGGGCTCAGTTAAGGAAGGAGAAAACAGCATCAAAGGGGATAATTGAGCCGTTGGAGGCAGAGGTCAAACATCTAAGATGTTCCGTCCTTGAAGCAGAGGAGAGAGCACACAGAAACATCATGGAGCAAGTGTGTCTTCTGGCTCCGGGTATTGACTTTTCGCGTGTTCACCCTG